Below is a genomic region from Dryobates pubescens isolate bDryPub1 chromosome 1, bDryPub1.pri, whole genome shotgun sequence.
AACTTGCCTGAAGCCTGGCCAGGCATTTGCTGAGGCATGTACAGCTCTCCAAGCCCtgtgcagcccctgctgtgAAGTGGCCAGTCCCTGGGAGCGGGCAGCTGTGGCTGAGGTCAGTGTTATGGGGCTAGGGTCCCTGTGAGACAAGTCTTGCCTCTGTGACAGGCTGGAGCTTGGTGCTAGTCCATCTTCCTGGGGGCACAGCcctccatctccagcagctcaggccaGCCATCATATTTATTTGTCTTCACATCATTTTTGATgtgctgcagggaaaaaaaaaaaccaagagatAGAAAATAAGCAAAGATGTTGGCAGCACAGTGCAAGCTTGCAACACGGCAAAACTTGCAGCTTGGCTCGACAAGGGGCATAACATTAGTGGCTCATGTCTTCTGTGGATAGACGTAGCTCAGGAGGTGCTAGGAACAGAATGGGAGCCTCCAAAGCTGGTGGTAGGGGAAGGCCACATACCTCTTCAAAGGGGCTCTTGTTCTTCAGCCCTTTTGCTCCCAAGAAGACCCAGTTGTCCCGGAAGCCCAGCTGActcacctggctgctgcccagctctgcaaaaTGTGCCCTTACTTTGTCATTCATCCTTAAGAGAATGTAAGGAAGTGTCAGTGTGGTGCCAGGTGTGTgtctcctcctgtcccctctctgctgttggcagcagaacctccagTCCCCTTAGCTTGTTCTGGGGGAGCCAGGTGTTGTTCAAAGCAAACTCACTTTGTGGCAGCATCATCATAGCTGGCTGTCAGCACAATGGTGCCGCGCTTGATCTTCTGCAGGAAGGTATCCAGTTTGTTGATGTCTGGGAGAGAAGagcattagggggaaaaaaatgggatTTAGCTCTGTGGCAGAGGGAGGAACCTCCTCTGGGTCAGTGGGAAATATCCTGACTGTGCTGGATTTGGGGTCATGGGCCTGTGGAAAGATGGGCTCCCAGATATTGCATACCTCATCTTGTGTTCCCACCTGggctctcctgcagggctggtgcttTCCTCTTGCCAGTACAGCAGCAGGGTTGGCCTTGCTCCTAAACTTTTCTCACTGACTGTGAAATCTTGTTATATGAGCTTGCTTCCCAGAAACGAccctgctcagctcagagcagcctgttctgctgCCATGCCTTCAAATTACTCCTCGTCCTGCGCTGGTGGGATGCTCGAGTCCAACACCCCATCTAGTGGCATAGAAGCCGactgccttctccttcccagtGCCTCTCGCACTGTGTCACTCACGAGCAGCCCGAGGTACCGCAGTATCAGTGTTTCTCCTTAAAACTCAAGCGTTAATGAAAACAGGCTGCAAACCCAAGAAGcaggaagagtgattgaccCCTGGGGAAGGCTCAAACAGCAAAGGGTAAATCAGAAGCACTGTAGGGGTGTTTTAGTGTCTATTTGGGGAGTCCTGCCAAAACTCTGGGGAGATTCAGTAACAGCTTTGCAACAATGGTGGCATTTACAGCACTCTGCAAGTCAATGCCAGCCGGGCTGTGAGTGggtgctgccccagctcaggaCATCTTCTTAATGATAGGAAGATTGTTTGAAGACCACAGGGGTGTGGACTTTActgtcaccaagtgccaagccttgctggggctgagggccACATCTCCCCTGCCATCCCCAtgacagaggggctggaactagatgatccttgaggtcccttccaaccctagcaatgctatgattctatgccctGAGTGCTTCACTCATCCTCCTGTGAAAGGCAGGGAAACAAGCTGCTGCTTAGACACCACCAACATTCCAAAACTGAGTGGAAAGTTGCAAAATCCCAGGAGTAGGGTAACTACCTGATCTCTGATTTGTTCAGTTTAGTGGAATGCTATTTTTCCACACATAATAGGAGAGAGAAGCCAACTTCAGATGTGGATGAGTTAGGAGGACTGCAGGCTCAGTGGCCTCGGGGAAGCTGAGCTTTCCCTGCCCGAGCTGGCAATCTTGGTCAAAGTCCAGTAAACTTTATCACTAAATACATGCCAGAGGAGCAGCTTACATAGctagcagccagcagtgccagtgtgaGCCCTGGCTGGGAACCACCAGGCAGCAAAGTGACAACACTTACCTCCAGAGTACATGTCAAACGTGTCAGTTGTCAGGAGCTGTCCGTTCGTTCCTGAAAGGTTAAAGTTTAAAACAGGCCTCAGTTAGTTCACACTAGGGTGGCTCCAGGCTTTGCCTGGTCACCAGCCTGGAGTTCTGCTGCAAGGTGCTTTGCTCTTCCCTTGGTGTGTCTCGTATTTGCTGTGATGGTGAATGTCCTGCTTGGTAGAGTTCATGCACCCATCATGCATGACCCAGGTGGGTTTGTTCCCATCTGCTTGGCAGCGCTTGCAAACATAATTATGGCTATGCAACCCTTGCACCATTGGACTGATGTGCTTTTGGCTCAGCCAACGGTGCCTGGGATGAGGTCCTCCATGGCCTATTCCCTCCCAGGGGAGGGACcccagctgtggggagaggcagaTTAGTGCCTGCCCTACTCACCATTCACCAGTGCAATGTTCAGGCCTCTGCCAATGTTGTTTTTCACACCGCTCATGAGGctggaaaggaaagcagagagcagcagtaaGTGCAGGGATATCCTGGAGATGCTGGTGCCTGTGAAGTTGTGCTGGGGCAAAGTGGCTACACATCTCAAAATCTCTCCAGAAGTGGCAGCGAGGAAAACATCTTTTTCACTTCCTACAAACGCCCTGTGGTGACTGTTGATACACTCAGCAGATGACAAACTTGCCCTGTTCAAGCCCAGACCAGGCACAGCTGTCCTGTTCCCCCCACGTGCTGCTTACATCACGTCATCGAAGCAGATGGAGGGTCCCACCACGTTTGCAGCACcgctgatgatcttgaaggcaaAATAGTTCTCGGGGCAGCTTTTCTGGTTCCCGCACTtgtgcctgggctgctcttTGTCTGTGAGGGAGGAGTGGAGCTGCAAGCCGTGGCACTGGCCCCATGGGGGAACACCGTCCGTGTCCctgtggggctgagcaggcCTGGCATGGGCACAGTGGTCCGTTAAGTGTGCAGTTCCTGGACTAGTTTCTTGCATGAAAGAGGATTGTCCTGGGACTGGGATCTTGTTTGAGGTTTATGGTACTGAGGTTTAAGGCACCAAGGTTTGGGGTGGGATGATCTGGCCAGAGTGCAGGATGCCAGTTCTGGGTGTGAGCAGTGAGACAGCACCATTGATGCCATGGGGACTGCAGAGGGTTTTCTGTTGTGGAGCATTTGGATCTGGCACTCATTTGAGGCTGGCCAGCCTCTTGGGGCTTCTCTGCCTGGAGCTTCCCTGTTCTTGGCCAGGGCAGGGATCTGTGCCATGCTGCCCAGACAGGGCTGTGACCAGCTCCCACCATAGCTTGTGACTTGGGGATGTTTCTGCAGGGGCATGGGGAATCATGTGAAGGTTTGTGTGCTTAGAGAGCCCACCAAAGACActggtgctgtgtgcagcaaTGAAATTCCCCTGTGTTTAGGAGGGTGGGATTTTTGCCTTGGGAATGGTGCTCTTGAGGACAGCTATCACATTTCCACCATCACCCTTGGCCCTGGAGAGGTGTTGTGTCGTGAAGATGAAGTCAAGAGCAGTACTCACTGTCGGACTTGCTGATGGCACCTGTGGAGGTGGAACCAATGAGGAAGGTTAGACatcctggagagctgctggctcttcctcaagccaggagcagccattCAGGCACTGACTCTCCAAAACTGCTCCCCATGGCTGCAAGCACCCCAGCACTGCTTCCCATCACACTATTCTCTGCTGACTTGATGGTGGAGCTGGTGGCTATAGCCTTGGACAGGGACTGGAAGTGCAAATGTTCATGGCAACTACATGTGACCCAGAGGTCTGGCTTGTAAGGGGCCCCCTGCACCCTTCCTCCTGACCTGCCTGGAAtcctgccagtgcctcaccGATCCAGCTTCGCAGGCTGATGGCTTTCCAGCTCCGATCAAAGTACGTCTGCACGAGGTACCATGTGCCCAGCAGCGTGAGGAACAGAGCCACGTACCGGATCAGGCCTGCCAACGgtaggagagcagccaggtgagcacagcagcagcatgggctgGAGACCACAGCATCCCTCTTGCTTCTTGGGGACTTGGTCTGTGTGTTCCCAGGCTATCAGGTGCAGGGTGACAGTGCTTGTGTGGTGTGGGAAGGCAGCTAACACTCCTTCCTTCATCCTCTAAGAGGGCTCTGATCTCTTAATTAATACCTCCAGAGCGTGTGGCGATGCCCAGATAGGCATTACCCTCCTACTGGGAGACACTATTCATATTTCTCTCTGCATTAAAGTGAATCTGATAATTAGTCAGAAAGCTATGTAAATTCAAGTGTTTCATATGTTCCCAGTGCTGGGAAGGCTGCTATCCCCCAATTAGTCACTAGCTACAGCCGAGCAGCTGCTAATACCAATGTGATTGGCATTTGGCTTTAAAGCAGCGCTCATCGGAGCAAAACGTTCCAGTCCTGCATGGAAAGAGAGTAGAAAAATATACTCATATTGCAGCTGAATGGCTCTTATGGAACAAGAAACACCTCCATAGCCATCTCTTCCCAGCTGCAAAGGGTTTCACTGGGAAAAGTACAGCAGGCTGAAATTTAGGCAAATCTTTTCAAAACCCGACACTTATATGAAGTCCCTTTCCCATGGCCCTGGCAGGGGAAGGTCAGGGTAGCTGGTCTTGGAAGAGCTTGTGTAAATGAGAAGGAGGCATAAAGAACTCTAGGAAAATGGACAGAGAAGAGTAAATCTCTGTCTCCTTCCTTACCTGTCACCCGCATTATGGTCAGGAGAGCGAGGACGGCTGAGGGGACGGCTGATAGTCACcctgaggcagaagaaagagATACTGTAATGCACACCTGTAACCCACCAGAGCCAGGAAGATATCAGATGAAATAATAACTACTATGTTTAGGCATATCTGCTGTGGGGTAACTGCTTAGCAGACTGTGGGATAGGAATGCAAGTTGATTTAGTGTGCTTCAGGACCAAGGTCATTTACAGCCAAGAGGTGTTTAGGATAAATGAAGATCCACAAAGCTGGCCTGCCAAATGGCTGAAGAAGGGAGTCTTGTGAAGGTGAGACAACCCTTTTTTGGCCAAAACTGATGAAACTGAAATAACATAAACTTTAAAATAACCCAGCTTTGAAACAGATTTTTGAAGGCTAGGGTGCCCAAGCAAAGACCTTTGCCTAATTAACTGCAATTTTAATATTAAAGCTGACACCCCTCAGTATGATAATGAGCCAAATGTTAGACATATACATGACTATCGTACTTGTCTCTCCACCCAAATCATGCAGAGCATCACCTAGAAGGCAGAGACAGCTGTGGCTATGGTATGAAACCCACGAGAGGAACATCTTTTGGGGCACCAGCACCAGTGCCAGCAGGAAGAGTTGCATTGGCAGCAtcagcagaagggaaggaaaggcagagatgaTGATGGTCAATGGGCTGTGCTCCTTTCCCTCCACACGTTTCTTGGTAAGAATTACACCTTCAATATATGGCTTAACTTTCGCTCCATTTCTTTTATATATTAGAAGTAAATCTAATATTTAGGTTTGTGACTGTGTCAGATGTTACCCAGGATTTATTCACCTGAGATCACCCTGCAGTTAATGCCTTAGCACTGGCAGTCCTGAACCTGGCTGTATGTGTTGCTTTAATACATTAAAACATTTGATTGTTTTAACTTTCTGaacctgtgtcagtgcaagTCCTTATTCAGGGAACTGGAAAATAGAGGGAAATGTTAATTTTGCCAACTAGTTCCAGTAAGAGTTCTGGCACTCTGAGAGAAGATCTTACCCATGACACGACATCTTCAACAACTAAGAGATCGTTAAAGTATAAATTCCTATCAGGCACATGTGCTTGGCCTCACCCTGATGCTGAAGTCCTGGCTCCtgtggcactggagcaggctgcatcaATTGTGCTTGCTGCATTTTTAAGTCTCTGAACCTTCCCCTGTGActgtcccctgccctgtgcaATCTCTCAGTAACGGATGCAAAGTAGGTTTCAAATCTTAAGGGCTGCAAAATGTGAcctgaggacaggctgtggcTTGGTCTTGCCCAGTCAGGGGAATCTGCAGGAACAAGTTCATCTTCCTTTAaaagcagaaagggagaagggcagtgctgctgaacTGGGCAGAGCAGGTGGCTTTGGGGGCGTTTGACAGAAGTATTTCCAGTTGTCCAAGCCCTGTGGTGTCTTCACCCATGTGAATGGGGAGTGGCTGGAATGCAGAGCGTGAAGTATTTCCTACCTGAGTGAGTTCATCTGCCCCCCTTTCTCCTGCTGTCACCCCAATGGATGGGatggacacctcccaccccaTGCATCAGgctcccaggggctggggacccACTCCTACCTTCAGAATTCGTGGCTGCAGCTTGACGAACGTCTGTCCTGGAAATCACCCTGGAGTCCTAAGGCAAACTGTCACCTGTGAGATGTGAGTCCAGAGTCAAAGAGCCTTGTGTGACTGAAAGCAGCCTTTCTACTGAGGCTTGGCGCAGAAAATTTGTTGAAGAGCCACGCTGAGAGTTGCTTTTCCTGTTTGAAGGGTAAATAAGGAGAAACAGGTTgtagcagggctgggctgaaagCTGATTTCAGGCTGCTGCGtcacaaggaagaagagaataaatttgccccagccctgctccggGTCCCCTCCCATGGCTTGAATTTGGGGAAATCACCAGCAGCCACATGACTGACCATAGCTGTggtgcagtgtcctcctttgcCCCCCTGGTTAGGATGGACCCACAGCTCCcctggctggaggggacctgtcattctccctcagcaccctggtGAGATGCCCCCATTGGCTTCCTTTGCATCCTGGGGTAGGTTGCAGCATCACCCTATGGGGCTTTTAAGCAGCCttaaaaacaagaaggaaaatgatCTGCATCGTGGGAGGAAAGATATTGCTTTCCTGCTCGGCCTAAGACCCTGGGGCAAgtttgcagctgggcagggttcCTGGTGCCCAGCTAGAACAGCAGCCCCACTATGGTGgtgcagctgtctggagcccagCACATGGTCCCTGAAATGGGTTTTAAACCTGTGTCAGAACTGGCATGAACAGGCCCATTTCACTGAGCTGATGCAAGGGCCATCAGACCCTGAAATGGACCTGTAAATGGACAGCTTAAAGgctttggagaaaaaaatgatGCCTGTGGCTGgatctggagcagcagcattgGGCTCTTACCTTTCACTGTCCCCCAGCCCCGGCTGATCTGGTGAGGAGTGTGATGGGAGCAGAAGACCAGCCCTTAAAAATCCCTCTTGGCAGGCTACAAAGTCTTCAGAATTGGTATTGGTTTGCCTTTGGAACTTGTTGAGTTCCTTTCCCTGACATGCCATGAGCAGAACCTGGAGCTGGTGAGGCTTTGGACCTGGGTCATGGCTTTACAAAACTGTCCTCACTTggctgccaccactgctggaGAAAATGGCCTTACTGGGGCCCAGTGCACAGGGCTCCCTTTTGCCCtgtgtcctttttttccctatgcACATATTGATTTCattgcagaggcagagaaatgGGTAAGTAAACTGATAAAAACTACTGCTTTAGGGAGGCCATATATTTATTTGAGCTGTTTATCTTCGCCTTAATCCCAGGTAAAAATTTATTGGGAAAGTCCCTGGGTGATGAAATTCCTGGAACTTGACTGCATTGCAGGAGGCTAGCCCTGTCCTGGGATTTCTCTTTTATATTATCTTTTAATTGTTTGGATTGAGCTTtaggtggtgtgggtttttttccccctttttgccagggctgtgctgtaaAAATATGACTGTGCCTTGGGATCTGCCAGAAAGTGACTTtcgagagagggaggaaggaaggaacagtGGTGGGTGACAGAGTTATTTGTCTAATAAACCTGAAACCTATTTGCTTTAAAAGCATTCCAGGAAAAGGTTCTCAGACAAATATTGCTAAGGAGATCTGTGGTGTTGCAGGGCAAAGGCTCCACCCTGAGCCTGCTCACACTGAAGTGCTgcgtggcagcactgagctacTGCTGCCAAGAAGAGACCTGGGCAGATCCCAGCCCTTGTGGGGAGGTTTTCCAGCATGCAGCAGGTGAATGTTCCTGTTtcctcccagtgctgcagaaaaacttcatttctctttcccagcaacttctgcctcagTTGATTTTGTTGGTGTATTCTTCTGCTTTTGAGCCTCAcgtgtctctctctcttccagtaGGTCCCTGACAATGAACAAGACATCATTTTATTGTGGGGTTGGGATGCAGCTCCAAAGAAGGTGGCTGCCAGATGTCATCTGTGCCCAGACTTGGTGAGTCACTCCTCCAAAAGTCAGGGGTTTCCTGCAAAACTGAACAttggggtgcagaggaggggcCTGTGCAGGTATGCATCCACTGTGTGTCCAGGCTGGTCCCACCGGGAGGATGGAGGATGCTACAATGCCAATCTGAGTCTCAAAAGGAGTCAGTCTGACTGATCTTCACCAAGCTGCTCAATAGGAGAACACTCTTTACTGGAGGGCTCACAAAAATGCTTGGCCAGCTGCTGCATCCACCAAACAGCTGGAGAGTCTGGTGGCAAAACTGCCACCAGCACAAGTCAATAGTTAACCAAGGTGTGGCCCTGATCCTGAAACAGAAGCCAAACAGGATGCACAGTGTGGCAGGcaggggtgtggggctggggccagctgtgatGGCAGAGCCCCATTTAGGAGCAGGACTGCAGCCAAGATGGGACATGAcacttggaggtgctgctgggaaggtggtctgcagggctggtgcaaagggcacagaatggtttgggtgacTGCTCTGAGTGCAggatgcctgctgctgccagaggagcaTCACCCACCTGTGGCTGGCACCAATTCTGCCTCTCACTCTTTTATTTGTCATTGCAGCCACTTGTCCACTTCTCTGTACATGTCACTGAGCATGAAGCCAAATAACTATGAgctcacctctccagtgagGTTTCCCCAGGCAGTGAAGCAAGAGTTGCAGCAGTGATGAAAGATGGAGGGAAGCAGTTGTATTTTGTGCCCTCCAGCTCGGAAATGCCGGCTGGCAGCTTGGCAGGGATGCCCATGCCGTGGATTGCAGGTTGTACCAAAGTGGCTTGCACCAAACTCCAGAGCAAAAGAGGGGCACAAATGTTGGTGATCTGCTCTGGCCAACAAGCTGTCTGCTAGGAAGATGTGGTTCTTGGGGCTGAAAGCACACAGTAAGCATGAGCCATGTGGCAATCCCTCCATGGGGCAGCCACGGTGAAAGGAACTGCTTCTTAGTGACTGCACAAATAGGAGCACCTTTGGCAGCTAGAAAAGCCCTGGCTCCCAGCATGATGAGGGCTCCCAGTCCTCAACCTGGGAGGTGTCTGAGCAGCCAGGGTTGTGCATAGTAAATGCCCTGCAAATCTTTCCAAACCCATGATAGATAAAAAGGTTTGACCTGGTTTGCACATCACACAGCTGATGCCACCACATATCCCCTAGAGGTGGAAATGTGGATTTAACCCTTGCCATTAACACAGGGAGGTCATTGGTTCTGTCTATGAAGCCAGCACAACTGCACCTCACAGAAAGGATGCCATCATGGGGGGTTTCTCCTTCATCTCCATGCTACAAGGAGGAACAACTAAAACCTCCACTGGACAACCTGCCCACAAGTCAGGGCATAGTGGGCCACAGTGCTTGGGAGCAGCTGTCCTGTGGGAGAGTAAAAAGCCGTTCCTGTGGCTGTGAGCTCATGCCTTTCCTTGGGAAGTTTTCTCCACTTTGGCACTTGTTTTTTTATGGTATCAGAAAAGGAAGACCTCTTTCAGGGTGGGCACCAGCCTGACCTGCTGTGCTAGCACTAAACCAATGCATTGTGTTTGATGGGGTAACGTGCCaggtggtgggcagcagcaatGGGAGCAGGTAGGCACAAAGGCAGTTCAGTGTTCCCTGATATGGTATAAATCTGGAATAACCTGATCCACTGGGGGTTCCCTGGGCTGCATTGCAGGTGTGTGGGCTGCTCCTAAGCAGTGCTTCACTGCCTCTCGTGGGCAGGAAGCTGGAGGTTCCCTTTCCAAAAAAAGCACTTATTTATCCAGCAACAGTCCTGAACTCCAAAGGAGACCTGAGTTAACTGTAGATATAGATttagtaatttttctttttaatcatttATTGTTATAATTATGTTTCTGGAGAAAGAAATCACTCCTTGGAGACTCCAGCCCTGCAGTCAGTGCTAGCGCCCCTATACATTTTCCAGAGCTGAACGTCATTTAAATGGCAGCCAAGACCAAAAGTGTTTCCAttcctttttcctgtttctttgccATCCCTGTAACTTAGAAGAAACAAACAGCTTCTCCTGGAGCTTTTAAAGCAATTTTCATCCAACAGTGGAGGGGATGTAGGGCTGGCAGCGACAGTGCTGCCTTTGGGGCTGCCACTGGAAGAAGGATGATCCCTGCGGAACCAGTGCTGCTCCTTGGTCCTTAGTTAATACCCACAAAACTGTGTCCTGAGCTTTTCTTTGCTTCCTCCAAGCCCTGGTCCCCAGTGCTGGGCAAGGGGTACAGGATGCAGCCTGTGCACCAAAGGAAACTGTAGCCTCTGTACCAAAACCTCTCAGACAGGGAGCAGAAAAGCAAACATAGGTCTGGGCTTTACATGGGGATAATTATTGCCCTTGGAAGGAAATTTTAGCTTGTGGTGAGAGTCTGGGTTTAAACAGCACAGACTAAATCAGaaacctcctccctctctggggaAATATCCTTCCTATTAGTTTGTTTAGCTGCTGGCAATAACTGGCTCGGCTCAATATCGAAGTgccccaagagctgcagcatgcagctctgctccattccTCGCTTCCTGCCTGTGCAGGAGATGGCCCATGGCATGGGGCTTGTAGTGCCCTGGAGGAAGCCTGTTCCATGATgaatttctcctcctgcttcaaGGACCTGAGGCCTCCTGGGTCCTTGATGGAGATGTTGCTGCTGCTCGCAAAGGAAATGAGCAAAAAATATCATCAAGGCCGGGGGGGCCTCGTCATACCAATGAGGAAACCTTGCGTGAAGTGCTTCTGCTCTCTGCAAGTGCACGTTTCATCCAAGATGATTTTCTGAAACCACAGGAAAGGATGGGGAGCTCTGTGCTCTTCTCATGGACATTGCTGCGACATAGCCCAAGTTCTGGTGCTGTTGTAGTGCTGGTGTATCCTGTCCCTgtgtcctgcagcagcccaggtttTGCCCATCTACTGTTGCACGACCACAGCAGAAAGGTTCTTTTAAGTCACACATAACACATCAAGTGCTGGGAACAGGGTGTCAGCTGGGTCTCAACTCAGTGAGTAATTAACTGGTGCAGCACAATGGAATTAGATCAGTCTCATCTGCAGGCTCCCCCCAGGAGGTTTCTGCATGATACAGAGAAATTATGGAAAAAATGATAGCTGTGACATCAAaaagctgccaggctggggaatgaATAATCTGTGGTACAAAGTCGCTGTGCTGTGATGAGCAGCACGACAGGATCGTCAGGAGTGAGCTGGTGGATGAGGATctgctctcttcctccttctcatcCTTGTCCTTGTCAGCCTACTCCTTCTTTGCCAGTGCTGGCTGGACCTCAAGTGGGTGGTTGGGAGCATTGGGGTGCTAGTAGCTCCTGCCAGAAAAAAACAGTGGCTGCAGGATTAGCTTTCTGGGAATGTTTCCTACAAGAGCTCAGCACAGAGGGAAAACTCCCCCCCATGAAGATCCCTTGTCTGTGGGGCTCTGCAGTGCCTAGAGGGGACACAGTGCTTTTCAAGGTGCTTGCTGGGATAAGTTCATGACTGCTGCTTTGCAAACTTTGTCCTGAAAAGTGCTGCGGCCATACGATTTCAGACAGCTCATGCCCAGCTAAACCATGTGCTGCAGAAGTTAGATGTAGCACCCTTAAAAGGAAACTGGCTTTTATTTCTCTATCTAGTGTTAGACACCACTTGCATCCCCTGCACATGAGAGGTGGATGAGGGTCAGGGTTACTGTGCTGTCCACACCTCCCCACCTCTGCCACCATTGTGGGTTATTCCTCCACCAACAACCCATTCTGCTCTGGTACTCACCTGTCCTCTCTCACTTTTGTGTAGGTTAATGAACAGCAGCGTTTTGCTGACCAAAGAGTGAATTATGCCAGCAAATTAATGACACATCCCATAGGCCTCCCTGGCAACTGGATGCTGCCTGAGCATCCAGGTGAAATGAGAGTGAGATTACCTTCTGCCAGATGGGCTGGAAGAAGAGATGTGTGAGGACAAAGTTTGATAGCAGGGATGATATAGTGACATTGGACAAAAAAGGGTGAAAAAGCCGTttcaggagaggaggaaggtgaTGCTTGGTCGGCAGAGGGTTTGGTGTGCTCGGCAGTGCTGGCTATTGGGGGTGCTGTTGGGTAGCGCATCCACCGCAGCCTCGGCAGCACGGCACACTGGTgcaggctttgctgctgggagTGCAAATAAATAAGGGAAATCAAAACTGCTTTTACCATTAACAGAGAaaggagctctgccctgctaagCCCCCAGTCTGCgggcccagcacagccaatCTGTTTTTATTGTTCTGTAGGACTCCTCTGCAACCAAACGATGACAAATACCAGGAATTAGCAGAGTGTAATTACTCCGAATTAGCCGAATTCACAGATCATAAACAGCCATTGATTATTCCTAATTTCACATTTTTAGCATTCTGAATTGCAGCAATTATGCCTGTCCGAGGGAATTAGCTTCTCTTTCAACCCCTCAGGTCCCTAGTCACTGCCCTTCCTTTAAGATGCATTTTACTGCTGAAAAAGAAGACATTTAACACAAATCCCTCCCAACTTCTCCAACAAAATGCCTCCCTTCAGGCCCCAAATCCATCTGGCTCTGCGGCCCAAAGGATGCTcctttccctgctggctgcctcaAGACACAGATAGGTGCCTGGTGTGATCTGTAGCCCCTAGGCCACAGCTCATTTTGCCCAGATTTGTTGCAGAGGAATTAGCAGCCCTGGCTTTTCCTGCAGATGTTTGAAGGATGCTCATGGGAAGGGGCCTGGGCAGCACCAAAGCTCTCTGTTCATCTCCTGTTGTGGGTCGGTGCCATGCAAGCAGTGTTCTTGCTTTAAGCATCATCTCTT
It encodes:
- the FAM3D gene encoding protein FAM3D encodes the protein MGIPAKLPAGISELEGTKYNCFPPSFITAATLASLPGETSLERVTISRPLSRPRSPDHNAGDRTGTFCSDERCFKAKCQSHCPCCCCAHLAALLPLAGLIRYVALFLTLLGTWYLVQTYFDRSWKAISLRSWIGELHSSLTDKEQPRHKCGNQKSCPENYFAFKIISGAANVVGPSICFDDVILMSGVKNNIGRGLNIALVNGTNGQLLTTDTFDMYSGDINKLDTFLQKIKRGTIVLTASYDDAATKMNDKVRAHFAELGSSQVSQLGFRDNWVFLGAKGLKNKSPFEEHIKNDVKTNKYDGWPELLEMEGCAPRKMD